A window of the Vigna angularis cultivar LongXiaoDou No.4 chromosome 3, ASM1680809v1, whole genome shotgun sequence genome harbors these coding sequences:
- the LOC108323106 gene encoding F-box protein PP2-B10: MKEQELPEGCIAEILSYAATPADVLNLSLVSKAFASASEYDTVWDRFIPSDLSSFLPSSSIPSSTSKKALYYALSDNPTIIDQGKKSFQLEKRSGKKCFVLSARDLNITWGGTSQYWEWTNLPQSRFEEVARLYAVCWLEISGKINIRVLSPNTLYAAFLVFKMIDASGFHHRPVELSVGILGGSSSFKNVCLDPSLEDDELDDTFLGLQRPSEREDGWLEIEMGEFFNSGMEEDELHMKINETTSNMWKHGFILEGIEVRPKHVR; encoded by the exons ATGAAGGAGCAAGAGTTGCCTGAAGGATGCATCGCAGAGATATTATCCTACGCTGCTACTCCTGCAGATGTACTTAACCTCTCCCTCGTTTCCAAGGCCTTTGCTTCTGCTTCTGAATACGACACTGTGTGGGATCGTTTTATCCCTTCCGATCTCTCCTCTTTCCTTCCCTCTTCCTCCATCCCTTCCTCTACCTCCAAGAAAGCTCTCTATTATGCTCTTTCCGACAACCCCACAATCATCGATCAGGGTAAAAAG AGTTTTCAATTGGAGAAGAGGAGTGGAAAGAAGTGTTTCGTGCTTTCCGCTAGAGATCTCAACATTACATGGGGTGGCACTTCTCAATATTGGGAATGGACAAACCTGCCACAGTCCAG GTTCGAAGAAGTTGCGAGGCTTTATGCTGTGTGCTGGTTAGAGATCAGTGGGAAGATAAACATCCGTGTCTTGTCCCCAAACACTCTCTACGCAGCTTTTCTAGTGTTCAAGATGATCGATGCCAGCGGATTCCACCACCGTCCTGTGGAGTTATCAGTAGGTATTCTCGGAGGCAGTAGCAGTTTCAAAAATGTTTGTTTGGATCCCAGCTTAGAAGATGACGAACTGGATGACACTTTCCTGGGACTGCAACGTCCCAGTGAGAGAGAAGATGGGTGGCTGGAGATTGAGATGGGAGAGTTCTTCAATTCAggcatggaagaagatgaattgcatATGAAAATCAATGAAACAACCAGCAATATGTGGAAACACGGTTTCATTCTTGAAGGAATTGAAGTTAGGCCTAAACATGTTCGATAA
- the LOC108323095 gene encoding subtilisin-like protease SBT3 → MEAHFVAPFPLMFLITLWLLLAHHAKAESSTYVVHMDKSLMPQLFASHHDWYESIIHSIDLAIADDPSKQQELKLVYTYDNAMHGFSAVLSSEELESLKKVDGFVTAYPDRSATVDTTHTFEFLSLDTPGGIWNASNFGEGVIVGLIDTGIWPESASFKDDGMSRNIPSKWKGTCEPGQDFDASICNFKLIGARYFNKGVKAANPNVTISMNSARDTQGHGSHTSSTVAGNYVNGASFFGYAKGVARGVAPRARLAMYKVLWDEGRQASDVLAGMDQAIADGVDVISISLGFDSVPLYEDPVAIAAFAAMEKGVLVSSSAGNEGPDIGTLHNGIPWVLTVAAGTIDRTFGSLALGNGQTIVGWTLFAANSIVENFPLIYNKNLSACNSVKLLSEAATRGIIICDAFDSISVLEQIDLVTAASVVGAVFISEDPRLLETGRLYSPSIVISPSDAPSVIKYAKSVENPFASINFQQTFVGIKPAPAAAYYTSRGPSPSYPGILKPDVMAPGSNVLAAFVPNKPSARIGTNVFLSSDYNFLSGTSMACPHASGVAALLKAAHPDWSAAAIRSALVTTANPFDNTQSPIRDNGNPLQYASPLAMGAGEIDPNKALDPGFIYDATPQDYVNLLCALGYTQNQILTITRSIIYICADNPSSDLNYPSFIVLYSNKTRSTVQKFRRTVTNVGDGAATYRVKVKQPKGAVVKVSPETLSFGYKNEKQNYSVTIKYRRNKTENIPFGDIVWVEDGGARKVRSPIVVAPSEIA, encoded by the coding sequence ATGGAGGCTCATTTTGTGGCTCCCTTTCCATTGATGTTTCTGATCACTCTTTGGCTTTTACTGGCTCATCATGCCAAAGCTGAAAGTTCCACATATGTAGTTCACATGGACAAGTCGCTCATGCCTCAACTCTTTGCAAGCCATCATGATTGGTATGAATCCATCATCCATTCCATAGACTTGGCAATAGCTGATGATCCATCAAAGCAACAAGAGCTGAAACTAGTGTACACTTATGATAATGCCATGCATGGATTCAGTGCAGTGTTATCATCAGAGGAGTTGGAGAGTCTAAAGAAAGTTGATGGCTTTGTGACAGCTTATCCTGACAGGTCTGCCACCGTAGACACCACACACACCTTTGAGTTTCTGTCATTGGACACCCCCGGAGGAATATGGAATGCTTCAAATTTTGGGGAGGGTGTCATTGTGGGTCTCATAGACACTGGAATATGGCCTGAAAGTGCCAGTTTCAAAGATGATGGCATGAGCAGAAATATCCCATCCAAATGGAAAGGAACATGCGAGCCAGGACAAGACTTTGATGCCTCCATCTGTAACTTCAAATTGATTGGAGCCAGGTACTTCAACAAGGGTGTGAAAGCAGCGAATCCAAATGTCACAATCAGCATGAACTCAGCGAGAGACACTCAGGGTCATGGAAGCCACACATCATCTACTGTTGCTGGCAATTATGTGAATGGTGCCTCTTTCTTTGGCTACGCCAAAGGGGTAGCCAGAGGCGTTGCACCTCGAGCTAGGCTTGCCATGTATAAGGTCCTTTGGGATGAAGGGCGTCAAGCCTCTGATGTTCTTGCAGGAATGGACCAAGCCATTGCTGATGGGGTTGATGTCATTTCCATTTCTTTGGGTTTTGACAGTGTTCCGCTTTATGAGGATCCTGTGGCAATAGCTGCTTTTGCAGCAATGGAAAAAGGGGTTCTGGTTTCATCTTCAGCTGGCAATGAAGGTCCTGATATTGGTACTTTGCATAATGGAATCCCTTGGGTCCTAACAGTTGCAGCAGGCACCATAGACCGAACTTTTGGCAGTTTGGCTCTTGGCAATGGCCAAACCATTGTGGGTTGGACCTTGTTTGCAGCAAACTCCATAGTGGAGAATTTTCCACTTATTTACAACAAGAATCTATCGGCGTGCAACTCGGTTAAACTGTTATCCGAAGCAGCCACAAGAGGGATCATTATATGTGATGCCTTTGACTCAATTTCTGTCCTTGAGCAAATAGATCTTGTTACTGCAGCCAGTGTGGTAGGAGCTGTGTTTATCTCCGAGGATCCACGGCTACTTGAAACAGGACGTTTGTATTCTCCAAGCATTGTGATCAGCCCAAGTGATGCACCATCCGTGATCAAGTACGCAAAAAGTGTTGAGAATCCCTTTGCCAGCATCAACTTTCAACAAACGTTTGTTGGAATAAAGCCAGCACCAGCTGCTGCATATTACACTTCAAGAGGTCCTTCACCAAGCTACCCGGGGATCTTAAAGCCTGATGTAATGGCACCTGGCTCAAATGTTCTGGCTGCTTTTGTTCCAAATAAACCTTCAGCTAGAATTGGCACAAATGTGTTTCTCTCTAGCGACTACAATTTTTTGTCTGGAACATCCATGGCATGTCCTCATGCATCTGGTGTTGCTGCTCTTCTAAAAGCAGCACACCCTGATTGGAGTGCAGCTGCTATAAGATCTGCACTGGTCACCACTGCCAACCCTTTTGACAACACTCAAAGTCCAATTAGGGATAATGGTAACCCATTGCAATATGCTTCTCCTCTTGCCATGGGAGCTGGTGAGATTGATCCTAACAAAGCACTTGATCCAGGTTTCATATATGATGCCACCCCTCAGGACTATGTTAACCTTCTTTGCGCTTTGGGCTACACACAGAACCAGATCCTAACTATCACAAGATCAATTATTTACATATGTGCCGATAACCCATCATCTGATCTTAACTACCCTTCTTTTATAGTCTTGTACAGTAACAAAACAAGATCAACAGTCCAAAAGTTCAGGAGGACCGTGACCAATGTTGGAGATGGTGCTGCTACGTATAGAGTGAAGGTGAAACAACCTAAGGGCGCTGTTGTTAAGGTTTCTCCAGAGACATTGTCATTTGGCTATAAGAATGAAAAGCAAAACTACTCAGTTACCATAAAGTACAGGAGAAATAAGACGGAAAATATCCCATTTGGGGACATTGTTTGGGTTGAAGATGGTGGTGCACGCAAGGTGAGAAGCCCCATTGTTGTGGCACCTAGTGAAATTGCTTAA
- the LOC108323078 gene encoding receptor-like kinase LIP2 produces LDPSLQVVAVKQLDRNGIGKEILDAVSDLSLLQHENLVNLIGYCADGDQRLLVYELFSGRTLESRLFENKEDEAPLNWFDRMKILAGASKGLEYLHESSDPPVIFKDLKASSILVDNDFKVKLRDVGMTKLTGDKMNNGPPRLMGNNGYCAPEYVRTGQVTKKSDVYSFGVILLELITGRRAIDTTRPNEEQNLVAWATPLFRDPKRYPDMADPVLKKNFPDKDLNQVVAIASMCLQEEAEARPLISDVVTALSFLSAAPVEAPRKSSAGESESGSVSRKGSRRSSVDTDGRLPPVSSKSSRKGSKKSSLKLLSQKVSQKSSEEDLGQKSSKKSSKSSRKSSLRGLSQKSSKKSSSRKSSKESEDGSVSSSCRSSSLASDDERSVSARSSMRLSQASDQSDSNYSSRRTEDADHNLLDRASTMESDVGSGHPFDQTSSSGSSVYSR; encoded by the exons ttggaTCCATCTCTCCAGGTCGTGGCCGTGAAGCAACTCGATCGAAATGGGATCGGTAAGGAAATTCTGGATGCTGTTTCTGATCTAAGTCTGTTGCAGCATGAGAATCTGGTAAATCTCATTGGTTATTGTGCCGATGGTGATCAACGTCTTTTGGTTTACGAGTTGTTTTCTGGGCGCACTCTTGAAAGCCGTCTTTTTG AGAATAAAGAGGATGAAGCACCATTAAACTGGTTTGACAGAATGAAAATACTAGCGGGTGCTTCAAAAGGGCTAGAGTACTTACATGAGAGTTCGGACCCTCCAGTTATATTCAAGGATTTGAAAGCGTCGAGCATCTTGGTGGACAATGATTTCAAAGTTAAACTACGTGATGTTGGAATGACCAAGCTTACTGGAGACAAGATGAATAACGGACCTCCAAGACTTATGGGGAACAATGGTTACTGCGCTCCGGAGTATGTAAGAACAGGTCAAGTCACCAAGAAATCAGACGTCTACAGTTTCGGAGTTATCTTGCTGGAGCTCATTACTGGACGAAGAGCCATTGACACCACCAGACCAAATGAAGAGCAAAATCTAGTTGCATGg GCAACCCCCTTGTTCAGGGACCCGAAGAGATATCCAGACATGGCGGATCCGGTTCTTAAAAAGAATTTCCCAGATAAAGATCTGAATCAAGTTGTTGCAATAGCATCCATGTGCTTACAGGAGGAAGCAGAAGCTCGACCTTTGATCAGTGACGTTGTAACTGCTCTCAGTTTTCTTTCTGCTGCTCCTGTTGAAGCACCCCGAAAGAGTAGTGCTGGTGAAAGCGAGAGTGGATCAGTATCCAGAAAGGGGAGCCGTAGATCATCAGTAGATACTGATGGCCGACTTCCGCCGGTTTCCTCTAAAAGTAGTCGCAAAGGCAGCAAAAAATCTTCACTGAAACTGTTAAGCCAGAAGGTAAGCCAAAAATCTTCTGAGGAAGATTTAGGGCAGAAGAGCAGCAAAAAGTCCTCCAAGAGCAGCAGAAAATCTTCCCTGAGAGGTTTAAGCCAAAAGAGCAGTAAAAAATCTTCTAGCAGAAAGAGTAGCAAAGAATCGGAGGATGGAAGCGTTTCCTCAAGCTGCCGTAGCAGCAGTTTGGCATCAGATGATGAAAGGTCTGTGTCAGCTCGTAGCAGCATGAGGCTATCACAAGCGAGTGATCAATCTGACTCCAACTACAGCAGCAGAAGGACAGAGGATGCGGACCATAACTTACTAGACCGTGCAAGCACCATGGAATCTGATGTGGGAAGTGGTCACCCTTTTGACCAAACTAGCAGCAGTGGATCAAGCGTTTACTctcgataa
- the LOC128195797 gene encoding receptor-like kinase LIP2, producing the protein MNCFPCCATKKSLSKREHDAPPSPPEPAPAPAPAPAPAPAAAAAEMKKQKSDDQISVDPENIKVKAFTFRELATATKNFRQDCLLDEGCFGRVYKGVIPATGQVI; encoded by the exons ATGAATTGCTTCCCTTGTTGTGCAACTAAGAAAAGCCTAAGCAAGAGAGAACACGATGCTCCACCATCACCACCCGAACCTGCACCAGCACCAGCACCAGCACCGGCACCGGCaccagcagcagcagcagcag aaatgaagaaacaaaaatcCGATGATCAAATCTCAGTTGATCCTGAAAATATTAAGGTAAAGGCTTTCACGTTCCGTGAGCTAGCAACAGCGACAAAGAATTTCCGACAGGATTGCCTGTTGGATGAAGGATGTTTCGGGAGAGTATACAAAGGAGTAATTCCTGCCACCGGCCAGGTCATATAA
- the LOC108323105 gene encoding putative F-box protein PP2-B12 — MAEEFNNLPEGCIATILSLTSPRDACRLSLVSSTFQSAAESDAVWHKFLPSDFHTLLSQYPSSSFPSKKHLYLHLCQNPLLIDNGKKSFQLDKVYGKKCYMLSARTLFIVWGDTPRYWAWTSLPDARFSEVAELVSVCWLEIRGWINTGMLSPKTLYGAYLVFRPSPSGIYGFDYQSVEVSIRIAGGEVSKRIVYLDAERGRRLRYQIVPRRIFNRARFLTSVEAPLAEHNSNNNCNNNRNNNSFDFQYPNINNNNRNNNSFDFQYPNINDNNRNNNSFDLQYPKERGDGWMEVELGDFFNDGEDDKEVEMGACEIKSGDWKGGLVLQGIEIRPKTVRH, encoded by the exons ATGGCCGAGGAATTCAACAACCTTCCCGAAGGTTGCATTGCCACTATTCTCTCCTTAACATCTCCGAGGGATGCTTGCAGGCTTTCTCTCGTTTCATCCACTTTCCAATCCGCCGCTGAATCCGACGCTGTCTGGCACAAGTTTCTGCCTTCCGATTTCCACACCCTCCTTTCCCAATATCCCTCCTCATCTTTCCCTTCCAAGAAACACCTCTATCTCCACCTCTGCCAGAATCCCCTCCTCATTGATAATGGCAAAAAG AGCTTTCAACTGGATAAAGTGTACGGAAAGAAATGCTACATGTTATCAGCCAGAACTCTCTTCATTGTATGGGGAGATACTCCCAGGTATTGGGCTTGGACTTCTCTACCAGATGCCAG GTTTTCTGAGGTGGCTGAGCTTGTGAGTGTGTGTTGGCTGGAAATTCGGGGCTGGATAAACACTGGCATGCTGTCCCCCAAAACACTGTATGGGGCATACCTTGTGTTCAGGCCAAGTCCTTCAGGAATCTACGGGTTCGATTACCAGTCAGTTGAAGTGTCTATTAGAATTGCTGGAGGTGAAGTTTCCAAGCGAATCGTTTACTTGGATGCTGAAAGAGGACGGAGGCTAAGGTACCAGATTGTTCCTCGCCGCATATTCAACCGTGCACGTTTTCTTACCAGTGTTGAGGCACCCTTAGCAGAACATAACAGCAATAACAATTGTAACAACAACAGAAACAACAACAGTTTTGATTTTCAGTATCCAAACATCAACAATAACAACAGAAACAACAACAGTTTTGATTTTCAGTATCCAAACATCAACGATAACAACAGGAACAACAACAGTTTTGATCTTCAGTATCCAAAGGAGAGAGGAGATGGGTGGATGGAGGTGGAATTGGGAGATTTCTTCAACGATGGGGAAGATGACAAGGAAGTGGAAATGGGTGCTTGTGAGATCAAGAGTGGTGATTGGAAGGGTGGCCTTGTTCTTCAAGGAATCGAAATAAGGCCTAAAACAGTACGCCATTAG
- the LOC108323107 gene encoding putative F-box protein PP2-B12, which yields MEFQGLPEGCIALILSRTTPVDACRFSLVSKLFNSAAGSDAVWECFLPSDYLSIISECSLPNYPSKKALYLALADHPVIIDEGKKSFQLEKKSGKKCYMLAARALSIVWGDTEQYWNWTTDPDSRFPEVAGLIDVCWLEIRGVFNTLTLSPDTHYAAYFVFKMINPSGFRNRRVEVSVDFNGDDTKNVCLDGSSNGTRVAGLQRPSLRSDGWLEIEMGDFFNVGLEDEVQMSVKEVKGGNWKSGLFVEGIEVRPKYEN from the exons ATGGAGTTTCAGGGTTTACCAGAAGGCTGCATCGCTCTCATTCTCTCTCGCACCACGCCCGTCGATGCGTGCCGCTTCTCTCTCGTTTCAAAGCTTTTCAATTCCGCCGCAGGCTCCGACGCTGTTTGGGAATGTTTTCTTCCTTCCGATTACCTTTCCATAATTTCTGAATGCTCTCTTCCCAATTATCCCTCTAAGAAAGCCCTTTACCTCGCTCTGGCAGATCACCCTGTCATCATCGATGAGGGCAAGAAG AGTTTTCAATTGGAGAAAAAGAGTGGGAAAAAGTGTTACATGCTTGCTGCCAGGGCTCTCTCCATTGTTTGGGGCGACACTGAGCAATATTGGAACTGGACAACTGACCCCGATTCCAG ATTCCCGGAAGTTGCTGGACTCATAGACGTGTGTTGGCTTGAAATTCGTGGGGTGTTTAATACCCTTACCTTGTCCCCGGATACTCATTATGCtgcttattttgttttcaagaTGATCAATCCCAGTGGATTTAGAAACCGCCGTGTAGAGGTATCAGTTGATTTCAATGGTGACGATACCAAAAATGTGTGTTTGGATGGATCATCAAACGGTACAAGAGTTGCAGGTTTGCAGCGTCCCAGTTTACGAAGTGATGGGTGGTTGGAGATTGAGATGGGAGACTTCTTCAATGTTGGCTTAGAAGATGAAGTGCAGATGAGTGTGAAGGAGGTAAAGGGTGGTAATTGGAAGTCTGGCCTCTTTGTTGAAGGAATAGAGGTTAGGCCAAAGTATGAGAATTAA